A region from the Dehalococcoides mccartyi CG5 genome encodes:
- a CDS encoding ribonuclease H-like domain-containing protein, producing MEAYLDIETTGLSPYQSELTVIGIHLVNGSSIPGLIQLVGRECTAENVMSSLAGADTIYTYNGKGFDLPFIHRKLGIDLSRHFNHRDLMFDCWAKNLKGGLKKVECQLGIPRQLTEVNGYVAVQLWWSYINKSDIGALETLLAYNREDIVNLKTLKDMLLTNCTY from the coding sequence ATGGAAGCATATTTAGATATTGAAACAACAGGCCTTTCACCTTATCAGTCTGAGCTGACAGTCATAGGTATCCATCTGGTAAACGGCAGTTCGATACCGGGACTGATTCAACTGGTAGGCAGAGAATGCACTGCCGAAAACGTAATGTCATCTCTGGCAGGTGCAGATACAATTTATACCTATAATGGCAAGGGATTTGACCTGCCGTTTATTCACCGAAAACTTGGGATAGACCTGAGCCGCCATTTTAACCATCGTGACCTGATGTTTGACTGCTGGGCTAAAAACCTGAAGGGCGGATTAAAGAAAGTGGAATGCCAGTTGGGTATTCCCCGCCAGTTGACCGAGGTTAACGGATACGTAGCTGTCCAGCTATGGTGGAGTTACATAAACAAATCTGATATCGGGGCACTTGAAACACTGCTGGCCTACAACCGTGAGGATATAGTAAATCTTAAAACCCTTAAGGACATGTTATTAACTAACTGTACCTATTGA
- a CDS encoding MBL fold metallo-hydrolase, with protein MEIKWLGHSCFRLKGKNTTIITDPFPPNLGYAMGKQSAEVITVSHAHPNHSFTSAIDGNPHIVSGPGEYEIGDVIILGLSTFHDDSKGSERGKNTIYQMEIDDLSICHLGDIGQGLTDNQIEELGRVDILLLPVGGGNTISPGKAAEIMRKLEPAVVIPMHFQSDLSTSSLLPIGQFLKEIGISSLEPQSKLNITRGNLPVTTQVMLLQP; from the coding sequence CAAAAATACTACTATAATTACTGACCCGTTCCCCCCGAATTTGGGGTATGCGATGGGCAAACAGAGTGCTGAGGTAATTACCGTCAGCCATGCTCATCCCAATCATTCGTTTACTTCGGCTATTGATGGCAATCCCCACATTGTAAGCGGCCCCGGTGAATATGAAATCGGAGATGTTATCATCCTGGGTCTTTCCACCTTTCATGATGACTCCAAGGGCAGCGAGCGGGGTAAAAACACCATTTACCAGATGGAGATAGATGACCTGTCCATATGCCATCTGGGGGACATTGGCCAGGGTCTGACTGACAACCAGATTGAAGAGCTGGGACGGGTGGATATACTTCTTCTGCCGGTTGGCGGGGGCAATACCATCAGCCCGGGCAAAGCCGCCGAGATAATGCGCAAGCTGGAACCAGCTGTTGTTATTCCCATGCACTTCCAAAGTGATTTATCAACCAGTTCCCTTTTGCCTATAGGCCAGTTTCTCAAGGAAATAGGTATAAGCAGTCTTGAACCCCAATCAAAGCTGAATATAACCAGAGGCAATTTGCCTGTTACCACCCAGGTTATGTTACTGCAGCCCTAA
- a CDS encoding InlB B-repeat-containing protein translates to MHYLKRVVISFILALGLAAGLLPQTPVLAVSSHEYWAVVVGISDYQKITDVIGLANGAQKFANSLKQAWGDDHVVLLTDSKADKYSIKSALDWMKDKEDDNDTVIFFFAGHGDSHSYIAPYDAYYASDWISSQELSNWLSPMESHYQAIILESCYSASFATDLSQTGRIVLYSSLATEVSWADGDSGLFSGYINDGLSYVPNADINGDNIITLEELFYYAQPLTTYESQLASSLQHPLLSDGIGGELSLIGKLILSTSVPITGNYNYLIVDGKTYSLSYTQFNFTPGTTHEITALNVEILQGIRYLFKNWADGNTSASRSFISGANLQAVYSRQYLLTIDSPAGTVTGAGWYDQNTFASLSAPNIEDGGIRYTFTGWSGDISGSLASTRLVMDKPKTIKANYNTEYQLNLSSPYGTPDGAGWYAAGSTVKLSAPSPEGFLIRQVFESWSGDYSGTDAGAIITLNKPMNITANFKADYTFLYIAIGLGLLIIVLVILAIFKRRKSYYYNTI, encoded by the coding sequence ATGCACTACCTGAAACGGGTTGTCATTTCCTTCATTCTGGCTCTGGGGCTGGCCGCAGGTCTTCTGCCCCAAACGCCGGTTTTGGCTGTTTCCTCACATGAATACTGGGCAGTAGTGGTGGGTATTTCAGATTACCAGAAAATTACAGATGTAATAGGTCTGGCTAACGGTGCCCAGAAATTTGCAAATTCCCTCAAACAAGCTTGGGGGGATGACCATGTAGTGTTGCTGACCGACAGCAAAGCGGACAAATATTCCATAAAGTCAGCTTTGGACTGGATGAAAGATAAAGAAGATGACAATGATACTGTTATCTTTTTCTTTGCCGGACATGGCGACAGCCATTCATATATAGCCCCGTATGATGCTTATTATGCCTCAGACTGGATTTCTAGCCAGGAGCTTTCAAACTGGCTTTCACCTATGGAGTCTCACTATCAGGCTATCATACTGGAATCCTGCTATTCCGCCAGCTTTGCCACTGATTTAAGCCAGACCGGACGGATAGTTCTCTATTCATCACTGGCTACTGAAGTTTCCTGGGCAGACGGAGACAGCGGGCTTTTTTCCGGATATATAAATGACGGACTCAGCTATGTACCCAACGCAGACATAAACGGTGACAATATAATAACCTTGGAAGAGCTTTTTTACTACGCACAGCCCCTCACTACATATGAATCCCAATTAGCATCCTCCCTTCAGCACCCTCTCCTTTCGGATGGAATAGGCGGAGAGCTCAGCCTTATCGGCAAACTCATCCTTAGCACTTCGGTGCCTATAACCGGCAACTATAACTATCTGATAGTGGATGGCAAAACCTATTCACTTAGCTATACACAGTTCAACTTCACTCCCGGCACAACCCACGAAATTACCGCTCTAAATGTAGAAATACTTCAGGGAATCCGTTACCTCTTTAAAAACTGGGCAGATGGAAATACCTCAGCCAGCCGTTCGTTCATAAGCGGTGCAAATCTGCAGGCAGTTTATTCCCGCCAGTATCTTTTAACCATAGACTCCCCTGCCGGTACGGTTACCGGTGCCGGATGGTATGACCAAAACACCTTTGCTTCACTTTCTGCCCCAAATATTGAAGATGGCGGAATACGCTACACATTTACCGGCTGGAGCGGTGATATCAGCGGGAGTTTGGCCAGCACCCGCCTTGTAATGGACAAACCCAAAACGATAAAGGCGAACTACAACACCGAATATCAGCTTAACCTGTCCTCTCCGTATGGCACACCTGACGGCGCCGGCTGGTATGCCGCAGGCAGCACCGTGAAATTAAGCGCACCCTCACCGGAGGGGTTTTTAATCCGCCAAGTATTTGAAAGCTGGAGCGGAGATTATAGCGGCACAGACGCAGGTGCAATCATTACACTTAATAAACCTATGAACATAACCGCCAATTTCAAGGCTGATTATACTTTTCTTTATATTGCCATCGGATTGGGATTACTGATAATTGTCTTGGTCATACTGGCAATATTCAAACGCCGAAAGAGCTATTATTACAATACTATCTGA